From Flavobacterium sp. 102, a single genomic window includes:
- a CDS encoding DUF3820 family protein, whose product MLNDQQKLLIKLAHTKMPFGKYEGYYLIDLPEYYVVWYSQKGFPKGQLGEQLQLVYELKLNGLEELVRNIKKQYPKKDY is encoded by the coding sequence ATTTTGAACGACCAACAAAAACTCCTCATCAAACTCGCGCACACCAAAATGCCGTTCGGCAAATATGAAGGTTACTATCTAATAGATTTGCCTGAGTATTACGTGGTTTGGTATTCCCAAAAAGGCTTCCCAAAAGGACAACTCGGTGAACAACTCCAACTCGTTTACGAACTCAAATTAAATGGTTTGGAAGAATTGGTACGGAATATCAAAAAGCAATATCCTAAGAAAGATTATTAA
- a CDS encoding CTP synthase yields the protein MNPTQTKYIFVTGGVTSSLGKGIIAASLAKLLQGRGYRTTIQKFDPYINVDPGTLNPYEHGECFVTDDGAETDLDLGHYERFLNVPTSQANNVTTGRVYLSVIEKERRGEFLGKTVQVVPHITNEIKDRMQLLGQSGDFDIVITEIGGTVGDIESLPYIESVRQLVWELGESNSLVIHLTLVPYLAAAGELKTKPTQHSVKTLMESGIKADILVCRTEHELSDELRQKLALFCNVKREAVIQSIDASTIYEVPNLMLEEGLDIVALKKLNLPKKAAPDLKNWNTFLHRLKHPKQTVNVGLVGKYVELQDSYKSILEAFIHAGAANQTKVNVISIHSEYLDENSAAEQLQGLDGILVAPGFGGRGIEGKIETVRYARENNIPFFGICLGMQMAVIEYSRNILGLKDANSTEMNEETKHPVISIMEEQKNITDKGGTMRLGAWKCDLTEGSLAYEIYGKSQILERHRHRYEFNNDYRKQLEAAGLTASGVNPDTGLVEIIELKNHPFFIGVQYHPEYKSTVANPHPIFVSFVAAMVKHKK from the coding sequence ATGAATCCAACACAAACAAAATACATTTTTGTTACCGGCGGTGTGACATCTTCCTTAGGGAAAGGAATCATCGCAGCTTCTCTGGCCAAGTTACTACAGGGTAGAGGTTATCGAACGACCATACAAAAGTTTGATCCTTACATCAATGTCGACCCCGGAACTTTAAATCCATACGAACACGGTGAATGTTTTGTAACGGATGACGGTGCGGAAACCGATTTGGATTTAGGACATTACGAGCGTTTCTTAAACGTTCCGACTTCGCAAGCCAATAACGTAACTACCGGAAGAGTGTATCTTTCTGTAATTGAAAAGGAACGAAGAGGTGAATTTTTAGGAAAAACAGTTCAGGTGGTTCCTCACATCACCAACGAAATCAAAGACCGCATGCAATTGCTTGGACAATCAGGTGATTTTGACATCGTAATTACAGAAATCGGTGGAACGGTCGGTGATATCGAATCGTTGCCATATATCGAGTCGGTGCGTCAATTGGTTTGGGAATTGGGTGAATCTAATTCATTGGTCATTCATTTGACTTTAGTTCCTTATTTGGCGGCAGCCGGAGAATTAAAGACAAAGCCAACACAACACTCGGTAAAAACGCTGATGGAAAGCGGTATTAAAGCCGACATCTTAGTGTGCAGAACCGAACACGAATTATCGGACGAGTTGCGTCAAAAGTTAGCGCTATTCTGTAACGTAAAACGTGAAGCCGTTATCCAATCTATCGATGCTTCAACGATTTATGAAGTGCCGAATTTGATGTTGGAAGAAGGTTTAGACATCGTTGCGTTAAAAAAATTAAATTTGCCTAAAAAAGCCGCCCCAGATTTAAAAAACTGGAATACTTTTTTACACCGATTAAAACATCCGAAGCAAACCGTAAACGTAGGTTTGGTTGGAAAATATGTAGAATTACAAGATTCATACAAATCGATTTTAGAAGCGTTTATTCACGCCGGAGCTGCCAATCAAACTAAAGTAAACGTAATCAGCATTCACTCGGAATATCTTGATGAAAACTCTGCAGCTGAACAATTACAAGGTTTAGATGGAATATTGGTGGCACCTGGTTTTGGTGGTCGCGGGATTGAAGGAAAAATTGAAACGGTTCGTTATGCCAGAGAAAATAACATTCCGTTTTTCGGAATTTGTTTGGGAATGCAAATGGCGGTAATCGAATATTCAAGAAATATACTCGGTTTGAAAGATGCGAATTCAACTGAGATGAATGAGGAAACAAAACATCCGGTAATTTCTATCATGGAAGAACAAAAAAACATCACCGATAAAGGCGGGACAATGCGTTTGGGTGCTTGGAAATGTGATTTGACTGAAGGAAGTTTGGCCTATGAAATTTATGGCAAAAGCCAAATTCTAGAACGTCACCGTCACCGATATGAGTTCAATAATGACTACAGAAAACAACTGGAAGCTGCCGGTTTGACTGCTTCGGGAGTAAATCCTGATACCGGTTTGGTAGAAATCATCGAATTAAAAAATCATCCTTTTTTCATCGGTGTTCAATACCATCCGGAATATAAGAGTACTGTTGCAAATCCACACCCAATTTTTGTTAGCTTTGTGGCCGCAATGGTAAAACATAAAAAATAA
- the guaA gene encoding glutamine-hydrolyzing GMP synthase has translation MQHNVLILDFGSQYTQLIARRVRELNIFCEIFPFNHFPDDLSSYKAVILSGSPYSVRAEDAPHPDLSQIRGKMPLLAVCYGAQYLAHFNGGEVAPSNIREYGRANLSFIKDDEAFFEEVALNSQVWMSHSDTIKQLPTNGVLLASTKDVTNAAYRIEGEKTYAIQFHPEVYHSTDGKQILENFLVKIAEVPQNFTPNAFVEDCVKDLQDKVGNDKVVLGLSGGVDSTVAAVLLHKAIGKNLYCIFVNNGLLRKNEFENVLHQYKDMGLNVKGVDASERFLSALDGIEEPEAKRKAIGRVFIEVFDDEAHRIENVKWLAQGTIYPDVIESVSVKGPSATIKSHHNVGGLPDFMKLQIVEPLRMLFKDEVRRVGKTLGIDPELLGRHPFPGPGLSIRILGAITPEKVRILQEVDAVFINGLKEHGLYDKVWQAGAILLPVNSVGVMGDERTYEKVVALRAVESTDGMTADWVHLPYDFLMKISNEIINKVKGVNRVVYDISSKPPATIEWE, from the coding sequence ATGCAACACAACGTACTTATTTTAGATTTCGGTTCGCAATACACACAACTTATTGCACGCCGCGTTCGCGAATTAAATATATTCTGCGAAATTTTCCCTTTTAATCATTTTCCAGATGATTTATCGTCCTACAAAGCAGTTATCCTTTCGGGTAGCCCTTATTCCGTAAGAGCCGAAGACGCTCCTCATCCTGATTTATCCCAAATTCGAGGCAAAATGCCTTTACTCGCCGTTTGCTATGGTGCGCAATATTTAGCCCATTTCAATGGTGGTGAAGTAGCGCCAAGTAACATTCGTGAATACGGTAGAGCGAATCTGTCATTCATCAAAGACGATGAAGCCTTTTTTGAAGAAGTAGCTTTGAATAGTCAGGTTTGGATGAGTCATAGCGATACTATCAAACAATTGCCAACCAATGGTGTATTGTTAGCCAGTACCAAAGACGTAACTAATGCTGCTTATCGTATCGAAGGTGAAAAAACTTATGCGATTCAATTCCACCCCGAAGTATACCATTCAACGGACGGAAAACAAATTTTGGAGAACTTCTTGGTGAAAATTGCCGAAGTGCCTCAGAATTTTACGCCAAATGCTTTCGTAGAAGATTGTGTGAAAGATTTACAAGACAAGGTTGGGAATGACAAAGTGGTTTTAGGACTTTCCGGTGGTGTAGATTCAACAGTAGCTGCTGTTTTATTACACAAAGCCATTGGCAAAAACCTCTATTGTATTTTTGTAAACAACGGTTTGTTGCGAAAAAATGAATTCGAAAATGTATTACACCAGTACAAGGATATGGGATTAAACGTAAAAGGCGTTGATGCTTCAGAACGTTTTCTTTCTGCCTTAGATGGAATTGAAGAGCCGGAAGCCAAACGAAAAGCCATCGGGCGTGTTTTTATCGAAGTGTTTGATGATGAAGCCCATCGCATTGAAAACGTAAAATGGCTGGCACAAGGCACAATTTATCCTGATGTAATCGAATCCGTTTCGGTAAAAGGACCATCAGCGACTATAAAATCACATCACAATGTTGGTGGTTTACCGGATTTTATGAAACTCCAAATCGTAGAACCTTTGCGTATGCTTTTCAAAGATGAAGTACGTCGCGTTGGAAAAACATTAGGCATCGACCCGGAACTTTTAGGGAGACATCCATTTCCCGGGCCCGGATTATCAATCAGAATTTTGGGTGCAATAACCCCTGAAAAAGTTAGAATTTTGCAAGAAGTCGACGCTGTTTTTATCAACGGTTTAAAAGAACATGGTTTGTACGATAAAGTTTGGCAAGCCGGAGCTATTTTATTGCCGGTCAATAGTGTTGGTGTGATGGGTGATGAGCGTACTTATGAAAAAGTGGTAGCGCTTCGTGCTGTAGAATCAACTGATGGAATGACGGCAGATTGGGTTCATTTGCCTTATGATTTCTTAATGAAAATCTCTAACGAAATTATCAATAAAGTAAAAGGGGTGAACAGAGTGGTTTATGATATCAGTTCAAAACCGCCTGCAACAATAGAATGGGAATAG
- a CDS encoding OsmC family protein: MPTSKVTYLGDLRTSSIHLQSGSEIISDAPLDNNGKGEAFSPTDTVANGFATCMMTVMGIKAREMGIDFTGSTAEVTKIMAADPRRISEIHVTFEMNIEADEKTKTILERTALTCPVHFSLHPDIKREIVFNWK; the protein is encoded by the coding sequence ATGCCAACCTCAAAAGTTACCTATTTAGGAGATTTAAGAACGTCTTCTATTCATTTGCAATCCGGAAGCGAAATCATTTCTGATGCTCCATTAGACAACAATGGCAAAGGAGAAGCCTTTTCGCCAACGGATACTGTCGCCAATGGGTTTGCCACTTGCATGATGACGGTAATGGGCATCAAAGCGCGTGAAATGGGTATCGATTTTACAGGTTCAACGGCAGAAGTAACTAAGATTATGGCGGCTGATCCTAGACGTATCTCTGAAATTCATGTGACTTTTGAAATGAATATCGAAGCTGATGAAAAAACCAAAACCATTTTGGAAAGAACCGCATTAACTTGTCCGGTACATTTCAGTTTGCATCCCGATATCAAAAGGGAAATTGTTTTTAATTGGAAGTAA
- the yidC gene encoding membrane protein insertase YidC produces MEQKKFDFNSIIGFALIFVIILWMMYNNRQDEVKDQDKAKTEKAAETKAKAETTKEVPQTIADTSVADSVKIQKLQGTLGSFAYSATLPSAKENFTTIENELMVLKVANRGGYIAEATLKNYKKFDKNSKELVELIKKNNASFNLQLLTKDNRVLNTKDLFFEPTLTTVDGNQVLSMKLKSSANAYLEYKYVLKPKDYMLDFDIRSQGLNTALNTSKPADFQWDMKTYRNEKSIAYENRYAEIVFEYEDGKDDYVGQGKDKEETPEKVTYIAYKQHFFTSILLTKTPFASAKLKSNDLVNDENIDTTFTKEFKTTSALAFANGELDYKMNWYYGPSDYKILNEYDRNLDEIIPLGWGIFGWINKFIFVPLFGFLGTFMGLGIAIIVFTILIKIAMSPITFKSFLSQAKMKVLRPEIMEIGEKFKKDPMKKQQETMKLYNKAGVNPMAGCIPALIQIPFMYASFQFFPSAIELRQKGFLWADDLSSFDEIVKLPFYIPVYGDHISLFPILASIAIFFYMKMTSGDQMMAQPPQDGMPDMGKIMKIMIYLSPVMMLLFFNNYGSGLSLYNFISNLITIGIMLVIKKYFINSDKIHAQIQENKTKPKTEGKFQKKMREMMEQAEEQKKLQNKKK; encoded by the coding sequence ATGGAACAAAAGAAATTTGATTTTAATTCGATTATCGGCTTTGCTTTAATCTTCGTGATTATCCTTTGGATGATGTACAATAACAGACAAGATGAAGTAAAAGATCAGGACAAAGCCAAAACAGAAAAAGCAGCAGAAACTAAGGCGAAAGCAGAAACAACGAAAGAAGTTCCTCAAACCATAGCAGATACTTCGGTTGCCGATTCGGTTAAAATTCAAAAACTACAAGGAACACTAGGAAGCTTTGCTTACTCGGCTACTTTGCCTTCTGCTAAAGAAAACTTCACTACTATCGAGAATGAATTAATGGTATTGAAAGTTGCTAATAGAGGTGGTTATATTGCTGAAGCTACTTTAAAAAACTACAAAAAGTTCGATAAAAATTCGAAAGAACTGGTTGAATTAATCAAAAAAAACAATGCCAGTTTCAACTTGCAGTTGTTAACCAAAGACAACCGAGTGTTGAATACCAAAGATTTATTCTTTGAGCCAACTTTGACTACTGTTGACGGAAATCAAGTGCTTTCAATGAAACTAAAGTCGAGTGCCAATGCCTATTTGGAATACAAATATGTGTTGAAACCAAAAGATTACATGCTTGATTTTGACATTCGTTCTCAAGGGTTGAATACTGCGCTGAATACTTCAAAACCAGCAGATTTCCAATGGGATATGAAAACCTACAGAAACGAGAAAAGTATAGCGTATGAGAATCGTTATGCCGAAATCGTATTTGAGTATGAAGACGGAAAAGATGATTATGTAGGACAAGGAAAAGACAAAGAAGAAACACCTGAAAAGGTAACTTATATCGCTTACAAACAGCATTTCTTTACTTCGATTTTATTGACTAAAACACCTTTTGCATCGGCTAAATTGAAATCAAATGATTTGGTAAACGATGAAAATATTGATACTACTTTTACCAAAGAATTCAAAACAACTTCTGCTTTAGCGTTTGCTAATGGCGAATTGGATTATAAAATGAATTGGTATTATGGTCCGTCGGATTATAAAATATTAAATGAGTATGACAGAAACTTAGACGAAATTATCCCGTTAGGTTGGGGTATTTTCGGCTGGATAAACAAGTTTATTTTTGTGCCGTTATTCGGTTTCTTGGGTACGTTTATGGGATTGGGAATTGCGATTATTGTATTTACAATCTTAATCAAAATAGCGATGTCGCCAATTACTTTTAAATCTTTCTTGTCGCAAGCCAAGATGAAAGTATTGCGTCCCGAAATCATGGAAATTGGAGAAAAATTCAAAAAAGATCCAATGAAAAAGCAACAAGAAACGATGAAGTTGTACAACAAAGCCGGTGTAAATCCGATGGCTGGTTGTATTCCGGCATTGATTCAGATTCCGTTTATGTATGCTTCGTTCCAATTCTTCCCGTCAGCGATTGAGTTGAGACAAAAAGGATTCCTTTGGGCAGACGATTTATCTTCATTTGACGAAATCGTTAAATTACCTTTCTACATTCCGGTTTATGGTGATCACATCAGTTTGTTTCCAATCTTGGCGTCGATAGCGATTTTCTTTTATATGAAAATGACTTCTGGTGACCAAATGATGGCACAACCACCACAAGACGGTATGCCTGACATGGGGAAAATTATGAAAATCATGATTTATTTGTCGCCGGTAATGATGTTGTTGTTCTTCAATAATTACGGTTCAGGTTTGAGTTTGTATAACTTTATTTCTAACTTAATTACCATCGGAATTATGTTGGTGATTAAAAAGTACTTTATCAACAGCGATAAAATTCATGCCCAAATTCAAGAGAATAAAACCAAGCCAAAAACGGAAGGTAAGTTCCAGAAAAAGATGCGTGAAATGATGGAACAAGCTGAAGAGCAAAAAAAGCTTCAAAACAAAAAGAAATAA
- a CDS encoding LysM peptidoglycan-binding domain-containing protein, which translates to MKNRIIFSLLFVFGTAFSMMARQDKYVKHTVAKGETITLIAQKYKVTPFDIYKLNPDSQNGIELNSVLLIPPSTAENTITAPKQTQPKTNSKPTTHLVQPKETLFSVSRKYGVSVDAIKEANAELLKEGLKIGQTIKIPSGVVSQETYAKPLTEKPIVAPKETSKPVVKNEPKVETLKGNTTYHIIEPKETKYGISKKYGMTIQELERLNPAIVSDFPVGLKLVVSGNVPATVSKPVESAEPIKDLSKEVNPNSGKKYLQEYVVKPKETIQSIAADFGITETELIQLNPELKKGIKLGMILRVPMGQKINIPKKEQGNLMKNLNTNARKQLALLLPFNISRIENDTVNSTQARLKKDKFLNLTLDFYSGALMAIDSAKVLGMNVDIKILDSQETKSTSNVANLVQQNNLAGMDAIIGPFYQSNVEKLAELVEPTKTPVISPLSKEVGQNYSNMYQSMPSLEQMRGSIFEFMKAKGGNIIAVVDAKKGSVKQYIQEMQSETKLVGLSAKGSFIADSLRIHLQKDKMNYVLLASESTGMILATTNAMLAAQKEYQMQLVIMEPNETLDFEEISLTRLTKLKLLYPSLSRPNETVEANQFDAKYKKVNKIIPNQYAIRGFDVTFDVLLRLSQEKTFEETVQTDASEQMENKFDYSQNATYGYSNNGIYILYYDTDLTIKEAL; encoded by the coding sequence ATGAAAAACCGAATTATTTTCTCACTGCTTTTTGTCTTTGGAACAGCCTTTTCTATGATGGCCAGACAGGACAAATATGTTAAGCACACTGTTGCCAAAGGAGAAACTATTACGTTAATCGCTCAAAAATATAAAGTTACTCCTTTTGATATTTATAAACTAAACCCGGATTCCCAAAACGGAATTGAATTGAACAGCGTTTTATTAATTCCGCCATCTACAGCAGAAAATACAATCACTGCTCCAAAGCAAACGCAACCTAAAACCAATTCAAAACCAACCACACATTTGGTGCAACCTAAAGAAACGCTTTTTAGTGTTTCAAGAAAATATGGAGTTTCGGTTGACGCAATAAAAGAAGCCAATGCAGAGTTGTTGAAAGAAGGTTTGAAAATTGGGCAAACGATAAAAATTCCTTCTGGTGTTGTAAGTCAAGAGACTTATGCCAAACCGCTTACGGAAAAACCTATTGTGGCGCCAAAAGAGACATCAAAACCTGTTGTAAAAAATGAACCAAAAGTAGAAACTCTAAAAGGAAATACTACTTATCATATAATCGAACCCAAGGAAACCAAATACGGTATTTCTAAAAAATACGGTATGACCATTCAAGAGTTGGAAAGACTAAATCCAGCAATTGTAAGTGATTTTCCTGTTGGTTTGAAATTAGTGGTTTCGGGAAATGTTCCGGCAACTGTTTCAAAACCTGTTGAATCGGCTGAACCAATCAAAGACCTGTCAAAAGAGGTTAATCCAAATTCAGGTAAAAAATATTTACAAGAATATGTAGTCAAGCCCAAAGAAACGATTCAAAGTATTGCAGCCGATTTTGGAATTACTGAAACCGAATTAATTCAGTTGAATCCTGAATTGAAAAAAGGAATAAAATTAGGTATGATTTTACGCGTGCCCATGGGTCAAAAAATAAATATCCCCAAAAAGGAGCAAGGCAATTTGATGAAGAATTTAAATACTAATGCGAGAAAACAACTCGCATTACTTTTGCCTTTTAATATTTCAAGAATCGAAAACGATACGGTAAATTCTACTCAAGCACGTTTGAAAAAAGATAAGTTTCTGAATTTAACCTTGGATTTTTATTCCGGTGCTTTGATGGCGATAGATTCCGCCAAAGTTTTAGGGATGAATGTCGATATCAAAATTTTAGATTCTCAAGAAACCAAAAGTACTTCCAACGTAGCGAATTTGGTTCAACAAAATAATTTAGCCGGCATGGACGCCATTATCGGGCCATTTTATCAGTCTAATGTCGAGAAGTTAGCCGAATTGGTGGAGCCAACCAAAACACCTGTTATTTCTCCATTGTCGAAAGAAGTTGGCCAAAATTATTCCAATATGTATCAATCCATGCCGTCTTTAGAACAAATGCGTGGTTCGATTTTTGAGTTTATGAAAGCCAAAGGAGGCAATATTATTGCTGTGGTTGATGCTAAAAAAGGCAGTGTCAAACAATATATTCAGGAAATGCAAAGTGAGACAAAACTGGTTGGGTTAAGTGCAAAAGGTTCTTTTATTGCTGACAGTTTGAGAATTCATTTGCAGAAAGATAAAATGAATTATGTTTTATTGGCTTCTGAAAGTACAGGAATGATTTTGGCCACGACCAATGCGATGCTGGCTGCTCAAAAAGAATATCAAATGCAATTGGTCATCATGGAACCCAATGAAACTTTGGATTTTGAAGAGATATCCTTAACGCGTTTGACCAAATTAAAATTGTTGTATCCATCGCTATCAAGACCAAACGAGACAGTTGAAGCCAATCAGTTTGATGCCAAATACAAGAAGGTCAATAAAATCATCCCTAATCAGTACGCTATTCGTGGTTTTGATGTAACATTTGATGTACTGTTGCGCTTGTCTCAAGAAAAAACTTTCGAAGAAACGGTTCAAACCGATGCTTCAGAGCAAATGGAAAATAAATTTGATTACAGCCAAAATGCTACTTACGGTTACTCCAATAACGGCATCTACATTTTGTACTACGACACCGATTTAACCATCAAAGAAGCTTTATAA
- the proC gene encoding pyrroline-5-carboxylate reductase, whose product MKVLIIGFGNMGKTYANSFISSRFIKPEDIFALVRNDNFSGKENGIPKGNFSTTAANEIGDFDIVILAVKPQDFGHLAQAVKPFLKNSQIIFSVMAGITLATIEKQLSCSKIVRSMPNIPTQIGMGMTVFTASANVDRKELFIIQNLINTTGKSVYVENEKLIDAATAISGSGPAYVFYFMQSMIKAAVDLGFNESEAELLVNQTFMGSVAIQNSYSLSNQEWIAKVASKGGTTESALRVFEKGSLENTIVEAVKAANDRALELGS is encoded by the coding sequence ATGAAAGTGCTAATCATCGGTTTTGGCAACATGGGGAAAACCTATGCCAACAGTTTTATCAGTTCGAGATTTATCAAGCCGGAAGACATTTTTGCTCTGGTCAGAAATGATAATTTTTCAGGAAAAGAGAACGGAATCCCGAAAGGCAATTTTTCGACTACAGCGGCTAATGAAATAGGCGATTTTGACATCGTTATTTTAGCCGTAAAACCACAAGATTTTGGTCATTTGGCGCAAGCTGTAAAACCCTTTTTGAAGAATTCGCAAATCATTTTTTCGGTCATGGCCGGAATTACTTTGGCAACTATAGAAAAGCAATTGTCTTGTTCCAAGATTGTGCGTTCGATGCCCAATATTCCAACACAAATCGGAATGGGAATGACGGTTTTTACAGCTTCTGCCAATGTAGATAGAAAGGAACTTTTTATTATTCAAAACCTAATCAACACCACCGGGAAATCGGTTTATGTAGAGAACGAAAAACTCATTGATGCCGCGACAGCCATTTCAGGTAGCGGACCGGCTTATGTCTTCTATTTCATGCAATCCATGATAAAAGCTGCGGTTGATTTAGGGTTTAATGAATCGGAAGCGGAATTGCTAGTCAATCAAACTTTTATGGGTTCGGTGGCGATTCAGAACAGCTATTCTTTATCCAACCAAGAATGGATTGCGAAAGTCGCTTCCAAAGGCGGAACTACTGAAAGTGCGCTACGCGTTTTTGAAAAAGGAAGTTTAGAAAACACGATTGTTGAAGCGGTTAAAGCAGCGAACGACAGAGCATTAGAATTAGGTTCATAA
- a CDS encoding peptide-N-glycosidase F-related protein, protein MKKYYILVLSVFGLMLTSKAQTAISIYDNVLFYDGYAALVNVPTDPDVMRLRNDLFTKKLTTDILDQVGSTLQLNVLITAACDNYDRIGNVNLALVPKGAATYNPDTTSRIELGRFITPFMNKNIEPSSVPYTFTVNNAAKILKDSYLNSIYDFWIELEVFGVPYAANTQVAGCAGRNDVFFGTLEFVTNEDTTIPNDTFILPLNFKKDLNNYTTSASDAIGTTVRTINFNLVSPINNAKFHLITSNHGANSGGEEYNRRWHYISLDSNQILSYRPGETTCEPYRVFNTQPNGIYGASPRTPAQWQSFSNWCPGSVIPIREIALGNLSAGTHSFVISVPDAVFVGAQGYIPVSLYLQGDNTVLNVESFTQLDFDYYPNPTRDNITVNANSMINSIELYDVQGRVLIKKVADETQVSLDVSNYSNGIYFLKVNSDNGEKTKKIVKE, encoded by the coding sequence ATGAAAAAATATTACATCTTAGTGCTTTCTGTTTTTGGATTAATGCTGACTTCAAAAGCACAAACTGCAATCTCGATTTATGACAATGTATTGTTCTATGACGGGTATGCTGCATTGGTAAATGTCCCTACTGATCCCGATGTTATGCGATTGAGAAACGATTTGTTTACTAAAAAACTGACTACTGATATATTAGATCAAGTTGGGAGTACACTTCAACTAAATGTATTGATTACTGCAGCTTGTGATAATTATGACAGAATCGGAAATGTGAATTTGGCTTTAGTGCCAAAGGGAGCAGCAACCTACAATCCTGATACAACAAGTCGAATAGAATTAGGCAGATTTATCACGCCTTTTATGAATAAAAATATAGAGCCAAGTTCTGTTCCTTATACTTTTACAGTCAACAATGCTGCCAAAATTTTAAAGGACAGTTACCTGAATTCAATTTATGATTTTTGGATTGAATTAGAAGTTTTTGGTGTGCCTTATGCTGCCAATACCCAAGTGGCTGGTTGTGCCGGAAGAAATGATGTCTTTTTTGGTACTTTAGAATTTGTAACCAATGAAGATACCACAATTCCAAATGACACTTTTATTTTGCCTTTAAACTTCAAAAAAGATTTGAATAATTACACGACTAGTGCTTCAGATGCAATAGGAACAACGGTTAGAACCATTAATTTTAACCTTGTTTCACCAATCAACAATGCTAAATTTCATTTGATCACATCCAATCACGGAGCCAATTCAGGTGGAGAAGAATACAACAGAAGATGGCATTATATTTCTTTAGATTCTAATCAGATATTGTCTTATCGTCCGGGCGAAACTACATGTGAACCATACAGGGTTTTCAATACACAACCTAATGGGATTTATGGGGCAAGTCCAAGAACTCCTGCGCAATGGCAATCTTTTAGCAATTGGTGTCCGGGTTCGGTTATTCCAATTCGTGAAATAGCTTTAGGGAATTTAAGCGCCGGAACCCACTCATTTGTAATTTCGGTTCCCGATGCTGTTTTTGTTGGCGCACAAGGATATATTCCTGTTTCATTATACTTGCAAGGCGACAATACTGTTTTGAATGTCGAAAGTTTTACTCAGTTAGATTTTGATTATTATCCAAATCCAACCAGAGATAACATTACCGTTAATGCCAATAGCATGATTAATTCAATAGAATTGTATGATGTGCAAGGAAGAGTTTTAATAAAAAAAGTAGCTGACGAAACTCAGGTTAGTCTTGATGTCTCAAATTATTCAAACGGAATCTATTTCCTAAAAGTAAATTCGGATAATGGTGAGAAAACCAAGAAGATTGTAAAAGAGTAG